The Brasilonema sennae CENA114 genome includes a region encoding these proteins:
- a CDS encoding TenA family protein codes for MSISKELWQANHDIAQACLEHPFVQGIADGTLEQKKFAYYVGQDAFFLEAFARAYSIAAAKAPDFSVFTTFHSLADGVLQELKLHEGYAAKWGVSLHSVEPGVTTRRYTDFLLATAWSADVGLTAAAMSPCMGLYAFLGKQLAGDNIPNHQYADWIRTYSGADFQPLTQQLEDLVDSYASRTTLVESTYRYAMLCERDFFQAAWECL; via the coding sequence ATGAGTATTTCTAAAGAACTATGGCAAGCAAATCACGACATAGCCCAGGCTTGTCTTGAACATCCCTTTGTCCAAGGTATCGCTGATGGTACTCTTGAGCAGAAAAAATTTGCCTATTATGTCGGACAAGATGCTTTTTTCTTAGAAGCCTTTGCTCGTGCTTACAGCATAGCTGCAGCTAAAGCACCAGATTTCTCAGTCTTTACGACATTTCACTCCTTGGCTGATGGAGTTTTACAAGAACTGAAACTTCATGAGGGTTATGCAGCAAAGTGGGGAGTCAGTTTACATTCTGTAGAACCTGGAGTGACTACCCGTCGCTATACCGACTTTCTGTTAGCTACTGCTTGGAGTGCTGATGTAGGTTTAACTGCTGCAGCGATGTCTCCCTGTATGGGTTTATATGCTTTTTTAGGAAAACAATTAGCTGGTGATAACATTCCCAATCATCAATATGCGGATTGGATTCGTACTTATAGCGGCGCAGATTTTCAACCATTAACGCAACAATTAGAAGATTTGGTTGATTCGTATGCGAGTCGCACGACTTTGGTAGAGTCAACTTATCGTTATGCCATGTTATGTGAGCGAGACTTTTTTCAAGCAGCATGGGAATGTTTATAA
- a CDS encoding pentapeptide repeat-containing protein: MSVDDLLKRYQTGERNFKGINLIGGYLNGVNLSGASLKGASLSEVDLSKANLVGVDLTEASLVRANLTGANLTEANLSGANLHEAKLTGAILDGAVLKMADLIDADFTAANLEGANLYGAHMMGTLLQGAIMPDGKINN; the protein is encoded by the coding sequence ATGAGCGTTGATGATTTGTTGAAACGCTATCAGACAGGAGAAAGAAATTTCAAAGGTATAAACCTGATAGGTGGTTACCTAAATGGAGTCAATCTCAGCGGAGCAAGTTTAAAAGGAGCTTCTTTAAGTGAAGTTGATTTGAGTAAAGCTAATTTGGTTGGGGTTGACTTGACAGAAGCATCTTTAGTGAGAGCTAACCTTACGGGGGCTAACCTCACTGAAGCCAATCTGAGTGGAGCAAATCTTCATGAAGCAAAGCTCACAGGAGCTATCCTTGATGGAGCAGTCTTGAAAATGGCAGACTTGATAGATGCAGATTTCACCGCTGCAAATCTAGAGGGAGCTAATCTGTACGGGGCACACATGATGGGTACTCTGTTGCAGGGTGCGATTATGCCAGATGGTAAAATCAATAATTAG
- a CDS encoding dihydroxy-acid dehydratase, translating to MALVKEGDTITIDAHARSLHLHISDEKLAHRRANCQPLPPRYIRGVLVKYTKLVSSSSLSALTDFNLF from the coding sequence ATCGCTCTTGTTAAAGAAGGCGATACCATCACCATTGATGCCCATGCTCGTTCACTACATTTACATATATCTGACGAAAAACTAGCCCATCGTCGTGCCAATTGCCAGCCACTTCCACCCCGTTACATCAGAGGTGTGCTGGTAAAGTATACCAAGTTGGTATCTTCCAGCAGTCTAAGTGCACTAACGGATTTTAATTTATTTTAA